GGACATGTTCTCATgttaataaacacaaaaaagtcccaatacttttgactgatatactgtacattcaagTATATACAACCAGTTAAAAGTATTAAGAcatgttgtcatgttattaaataGAAAAGTGTCTCAATACTTTTGACTGGTAACGTCCATCCATGTTAAATCCATGTCGGGGTCTCGTATGTAAAAGTTGAGGATGGATTAAGTGGAGATTAGGCGTGCGGTTTAAATAGCCTGACATTTAGGATGTTCAGGGGGACAGGACGTGGAGTGCTTTGGAGTGAGGGGGTGTGCataggggggggggatttgggaATATTTCCCTGCCTGTGGTGCAAATCCATCACTCGCATTCCTCCCAGCTCGGAGAGTCACCATCATGACGCCAAAGCAGACATCAACAATCAACTGATGATGACTGATGGACCATCGTTAGAACtattggggtgggggtgggggggcgattAAGAGACATTCTAGTGACTAATACATAAATGGGCGTGTAGGGCAAGGAAACTGCAACATACTGGTTTGAATGCGTTATTGTTGCTAGGCGGGCTTTGACCTGGTTGGGAATAGtcaagacagtgcatgatatgctgcatggaAATAgtcggggtggggggcggggggtgtttGGATGACACTTTTCTTACATTATTACTCTGTTGATTTGTTTTAAACGATACTATGTGGACAGAAATATcagaaaagacacattttcatgatataatattaataaatttaaataaaaatgaaaaaaataaatattaatataccttataaaaacaaataaatataatataaataaaatcctTGGCAATAAAATTGCATAATTTGCAAAATAattggtaataattttttttattaaaatattactactgaataataatataagtcaattaagatataaataaaaaataaaggtatatttcaaaaataaaaattaataaataaatatcaggaCACTCCTTTGAATGGAATAATGGCCCAATTTGCCAAATTATGGGTAGCATTTTTAAATTCTTAAgctaaaatattatatagtacaaATACATTAAGATAACagtaaaaactattaaaaatgaatgtaaaaaaaaaccaaatgaaaataacaaaaaaaaatatataaggaaATACTTTTAAATTGACTTTAATTACTTTAATAATGACTGTTAAATGCTTGgcactatttaaaaaaacattatatatatataatatttaaatttaaaaaatattaaaaataaaatatagaacataaacatttttttaatgcaatatgtttagattgttttattttatgataataatataaatacatttctataaaatatataaattataatgtatatataaaatataaagatTTTCAAGAATTAATAAATATGAGGttgttttgaatttgaattttgaatGATGTCATTTGTTTACTCCCACATGCACGTAAACGAGGCAACGTAACCTAGCAACTCAACCTCTTTTGTGACTACTTTTGTCATGCTGGAATAGTTTTCCCAACGACGTTCAACTTCCCAAGCAGTGGATTCCTAACCGGTGCTCCACGACTTTATTTGGTGCGGTGTCAAAGAGGAAGCCTGCACAAGATCTCCGACTCGGTCGTGTCGTCTGAGCGGCCGCTGTTGATAACGAagactaaaaaagaaaaagtctcTCGGGTCGGTCTGGGGCGTCGCGTTATCACCTGTGCAGATAACAGGAAGTGGCAGCTTTACTCCATGTTTGGTGGGCTGGGAGGCgggagggggggttgtttttgttggggcacacacacacacggacccGCCACCCTAACAAAAGCATTTTTCAGCCAGCGATTAGAACCCGATGATGCGATTAGGCCCCGCTGTCTGGCGCGGTCGTTGGTTTTGCTGACTCGTGTGGTTTTCAAGCTCGCCCGCTTCATGGAACCTGTCAGGACGCTTCTGATTCTGCCTAATTAGCTTCCTGTTACATAACGGGGGAGCGGAGGGGCGACGCTTGTAGAGTACAAGTCCTCCGAACACTTTGGACACTGGTGTCAAATTCAAGGCCCGGGGACCACATTCGAGCCGTCATGTCGTTTTATGTGGTCCGCAAAaacattcttttattattttataaaacatttctataaataaagtttatatattttaattgtattttttaaactcTTTTAATATTGTCTTcggacaatatatatatttctataaaaatatattatttttggaaGACAAATATGACGAACCTCTCTCCTGGCCCTGACAGCAGGCCCTGAGGAGAGCCCTGGAGGAGCAGCACGCGTCCACCTTGCCCACCAAAGCCACGCCCACCAAGAACCCGAAGGCGAGCAAAGACAAGACGGAAGCGGTCCTGCCAGCTAAAGACGCCGAAGCCGTCAGTGAGGTAGGAACCGCCGGGTAGATTCTACTCGATTTGTCTTAAAGCTCCCTCTCATGCTagaggcttcactacacattctaaaaatatatatattttattgtatttattttttttattaaaaaaaaaatctatcttGTAGGCTTTACTTTTGAGAAAAGACGTGCTAAAAAAATCACGTTCAAGTGGCAGGTTGTGTTTtttcaggcttcactacacatcttaaaataaaaatttcaagATAAAAATTTAGTATTAGAGTAATGTGTTTATATAGACCAGCATTTTcagaattttaattatttacatttgtgtttaatttatttataaaaaatatttgtatattttttatgaagataaaaaatatgacatttttattttttatattataaaataatttattatttttatatttttctagaatttttttctcagaatattataacttttttcctataatattagaactttttccacaacttaatcttccccaatttttttttaaactcataacTTTActactttccaaaaacaaaaaagtgttattttaaTGCTTCAATTTTTggttactaaaattacattattttcccacctaatattcttttaaaattagaaaatgtgcttaaaaaaaGAATTTTGGTCCTGTTTTTATGAAGTCATGGACtaaaacaggctttgctacacatttaaaaataaaacctggCGCTCTAAAATCATTTCCATGTCACGACAGTAATAGAATAGTAGAAGGCGGGACTTCTTTCATGACTGACTGGCAGGGAAAATCATTTTCACCCTGCGTAGGGCGGGGCCTTATGGAAGGATGAGGGGGAAGGATGGGGCTTAAACGATGGCGTGGTGATGTTGGGCGGCGAGTGGGAACAGCGTGTTCCATTTCGCAAGGAGGTGGAAAGCCTGCTCCTTCTACATTATTTACACACCCACAGCACTGTTCCTCGTGTGGCCACATGAGCGGGGGAAAACATGAGTAGCATAACAACCTACAAGCGCAATCATCATCCGAATAGCGCTCGATGctacgtgtgtgtgcatggtgaGCGCGCCAACAATGGCGAGCATCCGTGGCATGCAGGCTGCGAGGCCCACACGTCTATGCTAGTTGGCATCAGCCATGCTGGGAAAgcgatctgttccagggtcaaactgtggccaggAAGAAAGTCAGGTGACTGCTTTGAAGGGGAGACACCTTGCTTATGAAAATATCGATAGAATGTCCAAAGGTGCAAAGACGAAAATGTCGTCTTTGGCTTCATTTAGTGAATTGATTAAAGACTGCCCCCGCTGATACAAAAAGGTACTGCACACATGGTGCTTAACACACATGGCGATTCGCTGTGctttaggttttttttattttattacgattattatgattatttttatatatatatatattttttttttttatttcccataTTAGGACTTATTTCCTAActtcattttctaaaaataactttattttgtattatttctcaCATAATgtgagaaataataataaatgtgtacGAATATAATTTcttttatgttatttaaaatatattttttataaaatgtgtacaaatgtaatttaatttcatttttttctattatttaaaatatatttttttataaaatgtgtacaaatataatttattttttttgttatttaaaatatattttttataaaatgtgtactaatataattttttaatgttatttaaaatatattttttataaaatgtgtacaaatataatttcatttttttctattatttaaaatatattttttataaaatgtgtacaaatataatttcattttttcgttatttaaaatgtatattttaaagtttaaaatattttataatattaaaaaaaaatgaacaaataacattaataattatatttactgGATGGATGTCATAGTGTGACACTTCATAGCGTGAAGTGTTCATATTCATAATCGTGGTCCAAGATAGCCTCCAGGAGGGGAACATCCCGTCAAGCCTGTgtccgcccccccgccccccctcccatcTGTCTGTCCTGCCCCTCGCCTTTTCCTGTCCGTCTTGCTTGAATTGAAGCAGACGACGTGTGACAGTATCAGCGTAGTTTGCACCTAGCTGCGTTTTCGGGCCTCCCTGGAGTACGTGCTCAGTCAGTAAGGAGATAGCAAGGACATGGGGGTCGTGTTTAGCTGGCTGTGGGGCCCAAGACGACTGGTCACGCCCGCTCTGGAGGACGCCACCATCACGAGGGTAAGTGAATATTCAGGGCCTCGAACATGACTTTTGTCGTTACTGCATACCTTTACTTAGATATGCAGTTACAAAACGTTTTGAGACAAAAAGTTTGAGACGTACAAAAAGTTTTGAGACATATTCTcatttaataacatgacaacatgTCTCAATACTTTTGACTATTATAGTGAATATGCACCTGAGTATCCAATATCGGTCAAAAGTTTTCATTCAATAGCAAAAAAagtgcccaaactttttttcataatattttgaagttATTCGCCAATCCGAGCCACATGGTGTTCTAGTGGTTAAACATGGCCCCACACTCAaaaagatctgggttcgaatctctgtgtggagtttgcatgttctccccatgcatgcaacctagtttttttccaaaaattacaactttatttttctttgtctatcgtaatattaatataattataattataaatattattataagttttaaataataatttagttttcctttaatatcCGAATTTTATGCTATTAAACcctgacattatttttcatcatgttatataatttatttttttcttatattttgacttttctgccgtttttttctccaaatatattaactctttttaaaattattttctgatattattatgactttattcctatagtagcatattaaaaaattaatttattttgtttctcgtAATATGACGACTTAAAAAAGCTGTACTGTCTGTActactaaaatgaaattttttcctcataatattacgggtttattctcacaaaattgatattttttttgctggaataaattttttttaattaatttttgcattaaaaaaatcacatattgcaactttgtttctagtaatattatgacttttataaatttgctttaatatttcaaatttttgcATATATGTTCTtataaaattgagaataaaatgtttccaaatacttttttattcttgtaattatcCACTCATAATttgatttattcccatatttgaACTTTTCCCTAACCTACTTTAGGTTTTAGTGGTTCGATAGCATCGTCTGTCATATTTAGAAGTGGATCCCATTGTGTCCAAGTgaagtgtttgtatgtgtgcattacaGACAAAAAGAGACCTACCGCCCACGCCGTTTGCCCCCCTTGGCTTTTGTCCAGGAGAGTCACTCAGCATTTGGGTCGCTGTGTTGGTAGCCTGCAAACATCAAATGTGAATTAAACGTGTGCTTCCAAAACAGGCTAAATAATTTAACATCGGACGTTGACTTACAATATTCATGTGGCTTGACACACTTGGCTTCAGTGGTGGGGGGTCGGCGACACGATGGTGGCAAGAAGGAGAACACTTTGTTCCCTGCAACCGCAACGATAACCTCTCTGTCACCACTTTTCTTCTGGATCTCACTTACCTCATGTCCCTGTTACAGACGCAGCATGGCGGCCAGACCGAAGTCGTTCAGACATCAGGACCAGCAACTGTGGAACAGGCCGTCACCAGCGCACCTGAACCAGATCAGGCACCAGAAACAGTTGTGGCTGGAGAACCGCAAAAAGAACAAGCAGCTGAAGCAGAAACCGTAAAACAGGAACCCAAATCCATTGAGCAGGTTGTTGCTGGAGTACCTAAACCAGAACCGGATGTCCTTAAAGTGCCAGAACCGGTTGCCTGCTGCATGCCTGACCCAGAAGTAGTCGTTGAAGCACAACCGGCTGTGAACGTAGAAGCAGAATTTGTGGATCAGGTTGTCGCTAGCGTACCTGAGCCAGAACAAGTGGCTGGAGCAGAACCTGCTATCCAAAAAGTTCCAGAAAAGGCAGTGTGTCGCCTCCCTGAACCGGAACCAGTAGATCAGGTTATCGTTAACGCGGCTGAGGGACCGGTCGTCTGTTGCATCCGCGACCCGGGACCGGTACTTGAAACAGAATCTGCCCTTGAAGTAGAATCAGTCGATCAGGCGGTCGCTTGTGTACCTGAGCCAGAACAAGTGGCTGAAGCAGAACCGGTTACCCAAAAGGTGGCGGAACATGTCGCTGCTTGTATCCCTGACCCAGAACCAGTAATTAAACCAGAACCTGCCATTAAAGAAGCGGCAGAATCAGTAGAGCAGGCTGCCTCTAGTGTACCACCACCAGCGACTGCGGCAAAAACGTACGTAGAGGAGGTTCTCACCATCGCACATGAATCAGAACATGCGTCTGAAGCGGAATCTGCAGTCCAAAATATGGTCTGTTCCACCCAAGACCCAGAAGTAGAAACCGTTGCCCAAAAAGTGGTGGCATCAGTACACTTTGTTGTACCAGAAATGGTAAAAGCAGAACCGGTTGTCCAAGTGGAAACTGAATCCGCAGAGCAAGTGGTCACTAGCGTACCTGAAACAGAAGCACCAAAGGCTGAATCCGAACCTTCCCAGAAGGTAGCACTTGAGGAACCAGCTGCTAAGTTAGGAACAGAACCAGAAGTGCCGGTTGTTGGCGGAGTAACAGAAGCAGCTCCAGCTGAGAAGGATGAAACAAATGCGGAGGTTCTGGTCAAAGATGTGACTCAAGTCCCTGAGGAAGTCAAAGAGGTGCTTGCCAGAATTCCCTTCTATCCCAAAATCAAGGATGGTTGAAATGAGTCCTGCATAAA
This DNA window, taken from Doryrhamphus excisus isolate RoL2022-K1 chromosome 4, RoL_Dexc_1.0, whole genome shotgun sequence, encodes the following:
- the LOC131127799 gene encoding proteoglycan 4-like isoform X1, giving the protein MPSKKKKNQRRMRRVQALRRALEEQHASTLPTKATPTKNPKASKDKTEAVLPAKDAEAVSETQHGGQTEVVQTSGPATVEQAVTSAPEPDQAPETVVAGEPQKEQAAEAETVKQEPKSIEQVVAGVPKPEPDVLKVPEPVACCMPDPEVVVEAQPAVNVEAEFVDQVVASVPEPEQVAGAEPAIQKVPEKAVCRLPEPEPVDQVIVNAAEGPVVCCIRDPGPVLETESALEVESVDQAVACVPEPEQVAEAEPVTQKVAEHVAACIPDPEPVIKPEPAIKEAAESVEQAASSVPPPATAAKTYVEEVLTIAHESEHASEAESAVQNMVCSTQDPEVETVAQKVVASVHFVVPEMVKAEPVVQVETESAEQVVTSVPETEAPKAESEPSQKVALEEPAAKLGTEPEVPVVGGVTEAAPAEKDETNAEVLVKDVTQVPEEVKEEAATNLKCVEVLSEDTSVPSCQMEMSVEAVLNGHVAPEVSIEG
- the LOC131127799 gene encoding proteoglycan 4-like isoform X2 yields the protein MPSKKKKNQRRMRRVALRRALEEQHASTLPTKATPTKNPKASKDKTEAVLPAKDAEAVSETQHGGQTEVVQTSGPATVEQAVTSAPEPDQAPETVVAGEPQKEQAAEAETVKQEPKSIEQVVAGVPKPEPDVLKVPEPVACCMPDPEVVVEAQPAVNVEAEFVDQVVASVPEPEQVAGAEPAIQKVPEKAVCRLPEPEPVDQVIVNAAEGPVVCCIRDPGPVLETESALEVESVDQAVACVPEPEQVAEAEPVTQKVAEHVAACIPDPEPVIKPEPAIKEAAESVEQAASSVPPPATAAKTYVEEVLTIAHESEHASEAESAVQNMVCSTQDPEVETVAQKVVASVHFVVPEMVKAEPVVQVETESAEQVVTSVPETEAPKAESEPSQKVALEEPAAKLGTEPEVPVVGGVTEAAPAEKDETNAEVLVKDVTQVPEEVKEEAATNLKCVEVLSEDTSVPSCQMEMSVEAVLNGHVAPEVSIEG